The Tachysurus fulvidraco isolate hzauxx_2018 chromosome 26, HZAU_PFXX_2.0, whole genome shotgun sequence genome segment TAGTGTCTCCATTAATTCCTCATTGGATTTATGTTAAAATATCAACTTCAAAACTATTactatatattgtaatatattctGTAATGAGAATAGAAACCCTTGCTCTTTTCTATCTTCCTCCTTTAACATCAGAGCAGCAGACAACCGCTAACTTTTCCCAGAAATGATGAAAACACAGCAGCAACCAAATTAGCTCCAAATTACCTCCAAGATCATCACTATATCAAATCATTAATTGTGTTTCAgagtaaatattttctttaatatatgACTTTTAACAGAAAAGTAAGCATAAACAAAGTTTCAAGCATTTTAAGGAAAAAGTTCAGGAAAAAACTTCAAACAGCTGAGATATGATGGTACCCAAATTGTTTAGTACCAGAATAATTagctttaaattaataaaatgaatgcgTTGAGACTcagatagagaaaaaaaaattgagaaccCATGGATTAAGAATTAAGTAAGTAAAGTTGCTCTTAGAACTTGCTCTAACTGCAATATATCAGCTCTAACTGTAATAATACACACTTGCATTACTAACCAGTGTGAGCATACAGTAGCTTTCAGTGTTTTGGATTTTAGCGCATTTTGgtatccttttttttccatgaccAAAGAGTTGagttcttcattttgttttctgttcccATTTCAGGTTGTGAGTGGTTCAGTAGTCACAGTTGTGGTCGCAGTTTCAGGCCTCAGAATGTAAGTAGGCTGATCACATGGCAGGATGGCCGCTGCACTACTAGTTTCCTGTCGTCACTACCCAAACCTGAGTCACACCTAAATGTGGCCACTGGCTTTGGCTGTGCCTCCATCCTCTGGTACACCAAGCACAGGTCTgaaagtttttataattttatgtcATTAATGATTTCCACCCATCAGTTTAAATACAACCATAAATAGATTGGGCAATGACAATAATTCACAATGTAtcgattaaaatgtaattttaaaagtatttgtaaTAAAACCGAAGGCCCATAAAAGATCATTATTTCAGCGTAAACATCAAATGATCTAGACCAAGGTTCCTAAAATGTACTTATGTTTTTCATAGAATAGaatattcatatttcatatttcatattcacAGGGGCGCCCCCCTGTGGCCACCTCTATTATGAATTGTGAATTTTCATTatgcattcaaattcaaatagttcatgaagtgaaaaataaataaataaaatgaagcacaCGCTTCAGCCACCAAAAAATATTGTAGCTTGATTGGCGCCACCAAACTAAACAAGTATAACACACTatactctgatttttttttttttttttggtgccaaGATTTGCTGTGGCCTCCTCTGTCCACCCCTATTAAAAGTTTCTGGGGGCACCACTGCATAGTCAAGCTTCAGGGTGAACTATTTGAGCAGACTGAGTATTCAAAATACAGGTTATAAAGCTGGTTTATTGCTTTAGAGGTTAGAGTTTGCAAATTCTTCCCATGTTTCAAGGGTTTCCAGGTACTTTAGTTTCCTCCAtcagtccaaatacatgcatttaAAGCTGATCATCACAGGCATCACTACTATCTGTAGTGTCTGGGTGCAGTTAATTGGCAAGCCACCCCAGGGTGTTATCCACTTTGTACCCCAAGTCCCTTACATAGTGTTCAGGCTCCCTGTGAACCTGCATATGATAATTGGTACATGGTTGATATCAAGGATCAGCATTCTGAGTACCATTTTCTCTCTACAGCCCCGAATTCCTTGCAAAGTTCAGTGCCTCAGGAACCATTCAGGACTATGTGGTGTCCATGCTGTGCGGTTTGGAGGTCTGCCTCATGAGTGTGCAGAACGCTGCAAGCTGGGGCTACTTCAACACCACCACGAAACAGTGGAATACAGAGATGTAAGTACAGAGAGCAGTCATGCTATTTCCTAGAGGTCATAATGTTATGTGGCATGTGCAACAAGTAAGTAACAAAACACTCAGGGTTACTGATACAGGAACATGATCAATGATCATACAGTCAGATGTAATGCAGTCTGaagttcaagtcaagtcaagaagcttttattgtcatttcaactgttgtagtacacagtgaaatgagacaacgtttctccaggatcaaggttctacataaaacaaagacagggctaggacttagtaagcagtcctagccacataaagtgcaactgtgcaacctggtgcaaacagtgcaggacgagacagacaagacattgcaggacaaaagacagtgcagacaaaaggtttcaagacaaaatacaaaaaagacattacacaaaagacagtaaacacaaacagcgccgaccgaccagtatgaatactgtatgttcaaacaatactgcttgcagtaatactagaatgaacacaatttcttagcagcaggtccctgagatagtgtataagattgtgcaaaaacagcaacaactgaaatattgtacagtatgtgccaaacgactgaaatgttatACAGactgtgcaaagagcaaaaaagtaaaaaaagtgtgcaaaacagcatgtaaacagtttgatgaatgtaagcagcatgtaaacaagttgatggatgtatattagaagtgtgtgtatttggtgtaggtcagtgCAGTCCATGCAGATgacgtgcgtctgtgtgttgtgctcagtacagttcagttcagttattgagaagtctgatggcttgtgggaagaaactgttacacagtctggtcgtgtgGGCCcaaatgctttggtacctttttccagacagcaggagggtgaagagtgtgtgtgaggggtgtgtggggtcatccgcaatgctgttggctttgcggatgcagcggtTAAGTTATGCAGAGTTAAGGCTGAATTATTCCGCTGAATGCTCAGAAATTACTCCTAAACATTATATCAACAAACGATACGCTGGAGGCAGAACTGTAGAGTGATATTGTCTCCAGCATTGACTGAAAAACTTAGAATTATATCTCAAATCTGCTGACTACTTTGCATTGCTATTATGTTTAGTGCTTGAATGTAAAATCCTTTCCTGTAGCCTTTGTACTAAAAGGTCCGTTTTGCATACCAGTCTTCTGAATCTCTCTAGATTATTACATTTTTCGGATGTGAGACCAGGGATTTGATTTAGAAACGAAGATCGTGACAAAAAACACAGTGACGGTAGGAAAACTTCTCTGTTTCATCACTGAAAGTCTCTTgagttcctgttattacttataCATGCTACAGTATAAAGAGCTACACCTTCTTCAGCAGCCTCTCTTTTCTTGAGGTTAATATACACTGAGAAATAGCACGTGTCCAGATAGTGAAGGACCAGAGTCATCTGAACAACAGATCTTTCTCtcgtttattatatttatattacatactATTTTGTATAGTTTATTTGCTATATTTTGCACTACACATATTCCATACTTTTTTCACTATAATTGTGCACTTTTGCACTTATTCAGTTTTTTCAAATCTAAAagtaaatttatttctttacacaCGTTGAACAGATACTTGATAGAAAACTTGCCCCTGCTCTTTACGTTtactgaaatgtacagtatgttttattgTTAGTCTGAAAGGTGCAGGCTTCCCGGTGCACTTGTTGCCCACGCCGGTGGATTCTGGGTCTATAGCTGGGCAGACTTGCTCTGAATGGCACGGGATTCCTGCTAACACACCTGTAGGAGCAGCTCTGGGAGATTTCCAGTGCAGTGTTTACTCCTGTATGACGGATAAGACAGATGCAGGTATGGTTCAGTTACACCTCATCCTGATGTAATGCATCTCTACACTTTATTTCACCACAAGCTTCATAATCTTCAAGGGTATAAATTGCTGTTCGCACAGAACACCAACCCGTTTTCAGAGCGAGATGTCAAATAGTGAAGAGTAAACGTAGTTGTTTATTTGTAGCCCGGCATTGAATCTATTCTTTTACCACACAATCGATAAAGCAATGCTGAAGGTCTGAGTCATAAATCTTGTTTCCATCACAGAGTCTGAGATGAGCTAAACCCTCTCTGAGGTtctgcatactgtacatcagcTCACATTCACCCACGGTTCTCTTGTGCAGCTCAGATTAACCTATGAGAAAGAAATACATCATCCATCTCACCCAGAGAGGTCTTGGATTCAAAATCACCTGATCTCCCAATGAtagcaaacactttttttcttaTAACATTCAACAACTTTCTTCTTATATTGCAGCAGATCAATAAAATACCTGCATCTGTTGTGCCTCAGGCTTTATAACCAGGATAACCTTTGTGTAGCATTGTAATTATTCTAACAGTTCCTGTCTAGAACTGCTCTCTCGAAACAACTCTACACATATATTTCGGATATTTCAGACTTTTCTGACCATAACCTATTTGTTACAATTGACGTATTTTCAGACAcgatttgacaaaaaaaaatactgtttacACAACACGCAAGGATTCTGTGTCTGTACCAAACATGTGAtatgatacacacactgtttagtTCCTCATCATTTCACACTGTGCATGTTTGGCACTGCAATACAGGGTTAACACTCTAGAGCAAGGTTTCATAACCTCGGGTGAAAAGCCGTGCTAAATGCCGCTTCTAAATTAAGCTTGAAAGCTTTCGCTAAAAAGGGACTGTAAGAATGTGGATAacatagtgtaaaaaaaaaatcctagcaAACAATAAAGATTTCTGAGATTACAGAATATATTTAGTCACTGATATTAAAGCACCGTGGTATGCATTTATCTTTTGTGCACTTTATGTTTTTTACAGTGTTAAACATGAGCACCTCAGCACAGTTGACGTTCCTAATGCCTGCTGATTTCACCCCTGCGAGTGTCCCAGATGAGCTCTCTTCCATCGCTTACTTCCCTTATTTCCACAACACCTACCTGGCCGTGGCTGCTGCGCTCAATGGAGGCAACGTTCTGGCAACGTTTGTGGGAATGCTGACTTCTTGGATGAAGGAATTTGGTAACTATACGTTTGATTATACATTGATATCTACTCTGACATGGCCTGCTGCATCCTTGAGAAGCCAGTGACTTGCTGGAATGTTATATTTGTAAGAAGTAACGTCAGTAATGTTTGATAATATCTATGTTTCTTCTCCTTCATTGTGCAGGAGTGGAGGTCTGTGACTCAGACGTGTACTCCAAGCTGATCGAGTGTGCTCTAACCCAACCTAGCACTGACCTCCGTGTGACCCCGACCCTGCTAGGAGAACGGCATAACCCCAGCAGCCTCGCTGCCATGTCCCAAATCTCTCCAACCAACCTTTCACTGGCTCACGTGATGCGTGCCATTTGTGCAGGGATCATCGCTAACCTAGCAACCATGATGCCTCCTTGCATGTTGACAGATGCAGGAGTGAAAAGGATTCTAGGTAGCGGGAGCGCTCTGTCTCGGAATGAAGCTTTGAGACAGGAAGTAGAGCGAGCATTCCCTTTCCCTGTTGAGTACGGGAAGGACTTGGACTCAGCAGTCGGAGTGGCAATGGTTTTTAATGACAAGCTGGTTAGCCACACTGCTTAGCATACACTAGACCTTACAGATATTATTATGTGTGATTTATAGCCCTGTTGGCTGCTGATACATTTCTTAAATTAAGAAAACATAATTCTGTGTGAACTTTAATTCCATTACCAAATtccatttattttgtcatttgggttacagtaataatactttaatattaattttacagATTAATTATTGGAATTGTAATTATTACTGTGTAAGTTGCTCATttactgttgatttattttggatgtaataatcttttataaatttttgttaatttattactatttttggGGCCAGATCCATAATGGCATTGTTTGTGCTTGCAGAATAAATCATGTTACTTATAACACACAACTTGCAGGTAAAACAAAGTGCAACTCAACAGCAAATGCAGTGTAACAGTATAATTACATGTATAATGACATAACTATTACAGCTCAGGTTGGTTTAAATGGAGATAAATCTGTCCTAAATATCAGACAAGTATGTAAACTAGACCATCCACATTGAGATGCTCAGTAGAGGAAAAATCGAGCTGGTGGGTTATTATCACATAAACAGCTACTGTGGAAAAATCTTTAGGGCTAacaatgtaaaaacacacacacacacacacacacacacacacacacacacacacacacacacacacacacttgctacATGAGTAATGATTAAATAATCAGTAATTATTTAACTGTAACTGATGTGTGACATGATCAGTTATTCCTAACTCTTACTATAACATGAATAATAAAGTATTGGCTATAATGTTTCTGATAACATATAACTAAGACTTTATGACTTAACATGATAAACATTtaacccttctctctctctctctctctctctctctctctctctctctctctctctctctctctctctctctctatctatctatctatctatctatctcagtaCTTGCAAGTAATCTCACTTCTTATGCATCTTCTATCTTCATCTGGCTTCATACAGAtgcaaagcaaaatattttgtatGCATTTGTGTTGCAACAGATTTCATGCACTGATTTCAGTATTGCTTcagatttgtttcatttgttttaatccCAGTAAAGTTAAATGCTGActagcattttgtgtgtgtacgtgtatatctgtgtactttaaaaaaaaaaaaaaaattttaaacttttttcagTAATCTAAATTCATAAATGCCTTTTAGCATGGTTCTGTTCTGACACATCATAAGTGCACATCTGTGTAGAAGGAAAGCAGTGTTTCTGATACTGTCACCTCATTTTTACTGAAAACATTTTGCTGAACCACACAAATTAGAAAAATCTACacacatataacatttaacaaaaaacgCTTAACATTACCCCACCCATCCAGTATCATGCAACATGAAAAGctaaattttgttttatgtactttTCAGACCGGTCCTGTGGAAAAACATAGAGATGTTGTACTACGATACTTATTTGTCTACCTCTCAGAAAATCCTGAGAATCTCATCAAGCATTATCAGGTGTGCATCTGAAATTGATCAGTTGGGCTGAAGTTGGGCTCCAAACCTAAATAAACAACTTACATTGGCATGCAAACGTTTGGGAAACCCTTTTAGaaacttaaaaaataataataaatttaacaaaataagaGTTTGTTAAAatcttattttgttaaaattattcacatttacaatTCACAGATTCTGCaagtggttctcaaactttcACAtgtcactatactgtatataaatcacactgtatataaatcaAAACAGTGATATAAATCAATCATTATATCAAAAATCATTTTGTGtgcaatgtatttttttaccACTGAACAATACCAAGTGATGTTGCAAGTAAatgcactattattattattattattattattattattattattattattattattatttttttttttttttttttttttttaaaggatactCATTGGAACGAGGAGGAACTGAAACAGCTCACATTGAACATCATCACAAAAGGTGGCTCAACAGATGATCCTTTACAGACTGGAATAGTGCTGGAAGGCATAGAGGTGATGACAGGGTTGGCAGGCATTGCAAAGGCTTGCGTTTTTCTTCTTGGCCTGATCTTTGCAATTAATCTCAGCTACCCCAAAGATCTCAGATTCTCTTTTGAGTTTTTTCAGAAGATCTTGCTGGAACTTGACAGTGGCAAACTTACTCCAAAGTTTTACTCTCTGAAGAACAAGCTTTTTGTTGAAATTATTGTGTTCTGACCATTACGACTCAAAATATGTTTGAGTCACAAGACATGATTAGCACAAGACATCAGGTTCTAGTACAATGTTAGTCTGAAAGTTgttttagtgttagtgttttcTCAGGAGGTTTGTTGCATATTCACAAAAGGAAAGTTTGgaaaaatgtgaatattttaaaagaCATTGCAAAGAGTTTGAACTTTCATTGCAATCTCCGtcacactaaaacactaaataaagtcatttaatAGTTCAAGTAAAACATGATATTTTCCCATTGCACTTATTTCAGTAGTGCTTATACGGTTTCACTTGTGCAGTTTCTTTTCCCTAAATCAAATAATGTGAATGCTGGCTCTGacatattagtgtgtgtgtgtgtgtgtgtgtgacgtgggtagtttttttttccattaaaacaAACCACACCTGCAAATACACTTTTTGCCAGCTGCCTGTGTGCTACATATCATGCATTGCTCAGACAccgtagtagtagcctttattgtctattgtcactggtcacaagtACCAgcgaaattagccatcaacctgctAGCATGTCCTGAACTGTACCAGCCTCACTCTTGCGCTTCATAAGTTTTTTGCAACTATCACTTCCTTTGACTTAAGTTCAATATGGTAATGCAGAGCCAGTGCTGTCACATGAGGCTCAGACAAGAAATGGCCTGAGGTTGGACTGCATGCCTGAATGAGTTAAAATGAGTATCAAATTAACGATAAACTTtaacaacagagacacacgtacgcagtttatttgtcacgctgctgtttttgtttcacgctctagcagttaataaacaCAACTCCATGCGTcttgcggaagaacattgtaaccggcgctACTTCCTTCGTTTATGACTATAGACGAATCACCCAGGTCCTGTGCTACTCCACAGCGGCGCGACCCGCTGGACTAAAATAGTCcgaaaataaacacttattataGGTGTACCATGGTGATTCAGGATACTGACTCCAGTACTCACTGATATGGTTTGGGAATCGGAACAAATCTAGGTAAAAGGAAAGAAGTGTGAGAGAAAGCTTTGGAGCAACTTAGTTGATTCACAACACTACATAACGTGTTCTCACTCTGCGTGTGTTTCGCGCTGGATGACGGTCGTGCTGAGCGGTGCAGGTACAGAGGAGAAATAGAAGAAGAGAAGATGACAGCATTTGCTAAGGgggatgttttcattttcatccttaacataaatattatacCACAAACTACGGAGTATGTTTTGGACGTTATTTAACTTGTAAACGAAGAACAAAAATTTTAGAATGACAACATTTCTTACTCCAAGTTTGaggggtgctgagctcctttttaggggTTCTGGTTAGCCTCGCCCATGGCAGGAACAATTTAGGCAATTTCTTTCAATAATTACAAatcaatattatattttatgttagtTCAAATTGATTAATCAgacttttttaatgtaaatgagcTACATGCATAAGCTAATTTCTTTTGAACAattaagaatgaaaagaaaagaacaaaaatactaaataaaggATGAaaattttacacagaaattaCTGGAATTAACATATTTAGTAAAGCCATAAATAAAGTGCACTACAAAACCAGCTTGCACAAAACAGTCAGTAAACGAAAAGTGATGacctgcacacagagcagtaataTAGAGACAGGAATGAATCATGTAGTTGTAGCTCCACCTAATCAAAACACGTGTGCAACTGTGTCTAACATTCACCATGAGATGAATTTTTGAACGTTTATTCTTACAACATATGCGTCTCACCCACAGCACTTCTTCCTTGTTCTACTGCACATCATTCAATCAGCACGTAGTAGCGCCACCGGCGCAGCCAATAGGAAGCGCGCTCACATTAACGCAGGATTGAACTTAAACAACCCTCGAACTTTAATACTTATCGCCTTATATatactgctgaaaaaaatgaagGGCACACTTCTATTACACACTGGATCTCGATAAACCAAATATACAAGT includes the following:
- the shpk gene encoding sedoheptulokinase, whose amino-acid sequence is MTCSSAKYVLGIDLGTTSVKVVLFDTRLKTVTDSCSLQTNCDVMDETRGHVKEQDPVRIITTLDQCMRSLPKEKLHDVICIGASGQMHGVLFWKSNTGCEWFSSHSCGRSFRPQNVSRLITWQDGRCTTSFLSSLPKPESHLNVATGFGCASILWYTKHSPEFLAKFSASGTIQDYVVSMLCGLEVCLMSVQNAASWGYFNTTTKQWNTEILKGAGFPVHLLPTPVDSGSIAGQTCSEWHGIPANTPVGAALGDFQCSVYSCMTDKTDAVLNMSTSAQLTFLMPADFTPASVPDELSSIAYFPYFHNTYLAVAAALNGGNVLATFVGMLTSWMKEFGVEVCDSDVYSKLIECALTQPSTDLRVTPTLLGERHNPSSLAAMSQISPTNLSLAHVMRAICAGIIANLATMMPPCMLTDAGVKRILGSGSALSRNEALRQEVERAFPFPVEYGKDLDSAVGVAMVFNDKLVSHTA